The Sylvia atricapilla isolate bSylAtr1 chromosome 14, bSylAtr1.pri, whole genome shotgun sequence genome includes the window ATAAGCCATCTGTTTATGAACTGCCTCAGACACTTGAAGCCTCAAACTGGACTGGCCCAAACCCCAGAAGCTTAACAAGGGAAGGTGATGGTTCATAACGATCTCAATAAGAGAGACACACCAACTCTCTTTTATAACATACAGTAGTGGAAGAGACTAGCACAGGTAGTCCTACAAAGGAGGTAGTCCTACATCTCTTTAAATGTGGAGAATATTTACTGTAAGTAACTTCACACAGGAATTCAGCCACACACAGAATGCTGAGCAGATCCTGGTCCTAGGAAAGGGACAGTGCCCCTGTTCCACACAGCCAAGATATTACAGGACTTCCATAGAGTAAATCAGTTTTATTAACAATTTGTATTAGAGTTCCAGTAAAAGAAGTTTGCATGCAGACTTCTTGTTCACAGGTAGCTTTCTCCCAGTGGAAAGGGGGAATCTGCCTGCAGGTTCCTTGGTGAAAAGGAGATGAATCCAGCCCTCCACCAATGCATTTGAGgagcaaaacacagcacagcagaggccTGTACCTTCCCAGATTAACTGGATTATGAAACACTTCATCCTTGATGTTTGTCAGTCTTCTGGTCAGCATCATTACGTATTCCCTCCCCCGGACTTACCTTTTCATCTGGGCCTTGTGGAACTAGTCCTGCTGTAGTCCTCTGCATTTCATGATGCCAAAGCTTCTCCCTGGTAGCAGCTTTTACTCTCcaaattcccagctccaggcactccCAAAAGAATACTTCCCAAGGGAAATACGTCGTCGTTTTgtgcctttcttttccaaaattcatGTACCTGAAGTGTTACAAACACCCCCTAATTGCCATCTGCAGATGTAGCTGTCAGAAGATTTGAGAAGGCCACTCCCCTACATCACAGCTTTACAGAGACAGAGCACACCTAGGGCCTCTCTTGAGGCAGGGCCCAGTTTCCCCTGATCTGCCTATTCctgtgctccatcccagccaaaaGGTCAGTGCTCTAAAGAACCATAGTGGCCTGAAAGCAATTATTCCATTGTCCTCCCAATTTTCCTGAATGCTGCTTCAGCTGCATCTTTAAACTGGAGAAATGAGCCCACTCACCCACTACCTTTgccaaaggaaaatacaaacacTATCTCCACACAGGGCCTTcaggtgttttctttattttagttttacacGTAAACTGTTACGATGTTAAACTTTATAACTTCAACAAAACACACTGTGAGGCTTTCTGAATATTCCGTGCATCACAGACATCATTCAAATAATCAGTTATCATATGTGGGGTGGCAGTcctccagcagaaaaggaaagacaatGTTCAAATTCAGTTTAGAGAGTAGCAGGAGAAAGGGTAAAAATGGGAATGCAAATGCTGTAACACAGATGGAGAAAATCATGTGGGGACAGCTTTCTACTCCTGGCAAGAAACCACTGTATGTAGAAGCAATAACAAGACCAACATCAAACTTCTTTTTACCATTTCATGTTGATTCCTACCATTCAGAAAATGCTCTCTGAAGGACTTAAGAACTTTTCATGAAATGTAACCAAATAAAATGAATGAGTTTTCAGAACTTAGTACAATTATAGTAGACAAAACACCACCCGTGCTGttacatttctgtatttcaatgAGGCAAAATGCTGAACACTGCTTTATtgggaaaaaagaatatattgtTGTACATTTTATTGCTCTTCTCCACTCTGAAGAGGATGAAACCACTGTACTAGGAGGGTCAGAACACTCTTCTTGCCAGCTGAACTGCAGTTGCCTGCATTGCAGAGGTTTGATAGGAGCAACTCCACCATTCACTGGCCAGCACTAGTGAATCATATGCAGACACACAGTGGCTATATTGACTGGCAGGGAACCAAAGCACACAGAGCCCACACATCTCAGACAGAGGCATCCAGAACCCAAGGAAGAATGAGCTCAGTCCTCACACAACATTGGGACACAGTATTCTTAATATCTTtgctccctgagctgggaaaggggtTTTGTATATTTTATGAAGGAGATGTGTCTGCCAAACTGTGCCATTGTCtgacagaacaaaagaaaagcaccaCTATCTTGTTGGACAGCAAGAGAGACAAGAGCATAGCTGTAATGCTAGCCTCCTTCTTAAGCCCAATCAGAAATGACCATAAAAGAGCTGAAACATACTACGGCCTCAATGAGGGAACATAAGTatgatttctttccttgtttctgtTTATGGACTGGCCGAAAAATTTACATGAAATTGGTTACAGCAATTGGAAAGACAGATATCTTCTGGAGGAACAACTGGCACATGCAGCAGACTGAATCCCCTCCTCCCATGACCACTgaagctgctggctgtgcacACCCCAGCTAGGTAAAGGAAAGAGCATTGAACTCTGCTGCAGACAGAGTCCCAGCACTGTCTGGAGCCATGTCCTCTGTGctgacagggacacaggggaaaTCCTGTCCCTCATCAGGCTCCTGGCCCGTGGCACAGTGCTGTGGTGgcaggctggggaggatggGCCTGAGGAATCTGAACTCGCTGTTGCCCGAGCCCGTAGTGAGGCTGATCTCGTAGCAGTAGGCGCGGGGCAGGGTCCCTGCAGCGGCGGCATCGGCCAGGCCGCTCTGCAGGTTGTCAGCACCGTAAAGCACATGGCCGGCCTCCAGCTCCTTTCTCTTGCACACCTTGCGAGCAACAAAGGCCGCGCtggagatgaggaagaggagggagacaAAGACCAAGGAGACAATTAAATAGGTTGTCAGGGAGTCGCCCTGATCCTCGGTGGTCGGGCTGCTGTGCGGGAGGCGCACGTCGGAGAAGTCCTTGAGCAGGAGTGCGCTCAGAGCTGCGGTGGCTGACAGCGGGGGCTTGCCGTTGTCTCTGACCAGGACAACAAGCTTCTGCTTCACAGCGTCTCTGTCTGTCACCGGCCTCCTCAGACGCACCTCCCCGCTTTGGACACCCACCGTGAACAGCCCCGGCTCGGTGGCCCTCAGCAGGTGGTAGGAGAGCCAGGAGTTCTGGCCCGAGTCGGCATCGACGGCCACCACTTTGGTGATGAGGTAGCCCGCCTCAGCCGACACGGGCACCAGCTCGCCGGACGCTGGGCTGCTGTCCTGGCCTGGGTACAGCACGAGCGGAGCGTTGTCATTCTCGTCCAGCACCACCAGGCGCACGGTGACGTTGGCTCGGAGGGGAGGAGAGCCCGCGTCCGAGGCACTGACCGTCACCTCCGTCTGCCTCAAGCGCTCGTAGTCCAGGGGCCGCAGCACAAAGACGTGTCCGTTCTCAGAGTTCACCGAGATGCAGGAGCACCAGGGCCGCTCTGCCGCTTGCACTGGGGACAGCGAATAGGTCACCTTGGCATTGAGCCCCACGTCAGCATCTGCAGCACTGACGGCTCCAACAAACACCCTGGGCACGTTGTTCTCGCGCACATACATGGTGTAGGACGTCTGGTTGAAGACGGGGGCGTTGTCATTGACATCCGAGATGTCCACCGTGAAGGTCTGCGTGCTTGTGAGAGGAGGCGACCCCGCATCTGCTGCTGTCACGCTCAGGATGTGCCGAGCCGTCTCCTCGCGGTCCAGCGCGCTCACCGTCACCAGCTCATAGTAATTCTTATAGGCTGGCCGCAGGGAGAAGAAGAGCTGATCCTCCAGGGAACACGAGATCTGCCCGTTGGCACCAGAATCCCGGTCCCTGACCGAAAACAGGGCAACCACTGTGCCAGGCGCTGTGTTCTCTGGGAGGGGACTGCTGAAGGAACTCACCACCAGCTCAGGGGCATTGTCATTCACATCCACCACCTCCACCAACACCTTGCAGATTGCTGAGAGACCCCCTCCATCTCTGGCCCTCACACTGAGCTCATGAGTCTCTGCTGCCTCAAAGTCCAGAGGTTTTGTGAGTTTAATTTCTCCAGTAATGGGATCAATCACAAATGCTGAGTCACTCTGTTCTACTGCTTGGCTGAGTTGGTAGGTAATATCCCCATTAACTCCTGCATCCTGATCGGTTGCCAGAACAGTCAGAACCACAGAGCCTTCTGGCATGTTCTCCAAAACCTTTGAAACGTACACCTCCTCTGTGAATACAGGAGCATTGTCATTGACATCTAGAATTACAATGTGGACTTGGGTGGTGCCAGTCCTTGGAGGAGATCCCCCATCTTCCGCAATGAGACTGAAACtcatctctgcctgctcctctctgtCTAGCGCCTTTTCCAAGACCAATTCAAGATACTTCTTACCTGTAATCTGAGTCCCATAGGAGACACTAAAGTACTCATTCTCAGGAAAGATGCTATACACCTGGATGATGTTGCTGCCAATATCGAGGTCCCGAGCCACCTCTAGCGGAAAACGAGAGCCCAGGTCGCTCGTTTCGGGGATGTCAAAAGTGACTTCTTCCTCGGGGAACACGGGTGAGTGGTCATTGATGTCCACCAGGGTCACCTCGACCCGAAAGAACTGCAGCGGGTTGGCGAGCAGCAGCTCGAAGGGGAGCATGCAGGTGGCGGCCTGGCCGCACAGCTCCTCCCGGTCCAGCCTCCCCGATACCACGAGGCGGCCGGAGCCGCCGTCTAAGCGAAAATGCTGCCGGCCGTCCTCCGACACCAGGCGGGCGCGGCGAGCCGAGAGCTGCGCCGGCGTCAGCCCCGCGTCCTCCGCCAGCTTGCCCACCAGGGAGCCGCTCTCCGCCTCCTCGGCCACGGAGTAGCGGATGGGCTCGGAGCCAGCGAGCGGCAGCgacaggaaagcagagagacaAAGCACTTGCCTTGCGATCGCCATGGtgcggcagcggcggcggccggtGTCGGTGTGGCGGATGTGCCGGGCGATTCCCCGCGGAAAGCGGCCAAGTGCGGGGCGGGCGCCTTCCCTCGGTGTCTCCGATTCTGGCCCTTGGTCCGACAAGGAGCCGGTGTGTCCCGGCGGCTGGTGACACGGAGCCGCTGCGACCTCCGTCAGAATGAGCTGCGCTGGTCAATGTTTAGCTGTGCTGGGTCGGGTCGAGCTCGTCTGCACTGCTCCGCTCTCAGCTCGGCTCCgcggggctgctctcagctcggCTCCGCGGGGCCGCTCTCAGCTCGGCTCCgcggggctgctctcagctcggctccgcggggctgctctcagctcggctccgcggggctgctctcagctcggctccgcggggctgctctcagctcggctccgcggggctgctctcagctcggCGGGGCTGCTCCGCGCTCCGCCGCCTCCGCTGCCGCAGCCGCTCGGCGCCGCCTTAGCCGAGGGCACCACCCAGCGGTGCGCGCTGGGACTGCAcccgccgccgcccgcagcccgcGCTGCCGCTCGCCCCGGCCCGCGATTCCAAAACTTTCCGGACACCCGCGGGCAGCGGCGGAACGCGGATTTTCCCGGGGCACCTGAAAGCGAAGGTTCAGTCCGACAACGAGCCACTCGCATTGCACGGCAGGACAAACCGCACACAGATGGGGCAGTGATAACAGCACAGGCAAGATAACGAACTCTCTCTCGGCTCCGTCTGTCAACTAAGGCACTTCACCCACCAATCCAGTGCTTCAGACATCGGACACCGGGAGGAAAAAAACTCTCCGAATTCGGAAAGCCTTGAAGGAGCATTTCAGGTAAGAACGTTTCTACAAAGGATTCTATCTCCACAAATGTAGTCAGGGCCTTACCTTTATTTCAATTCGacatatttttcaattttacaAACACTGTGGCATAGCAGTTCACAATGTTAAACTGTATAACTTCAGCACGAGAGAGTGTGAGGGAATCTTTGGGAGTATTCCACTGACCAGAGACATCATTGAAACAAAGAGTTATTATAGATGGGGTGGCAGTCTTTCTGTAGCGGAATAGGCATAACAAGGTTCATGACAGTTCAGAGGGTAGAAAAAGAAAGGGCAACCATGGGGATGCAGATGCCCTGATTCAATTTGAGATAATCCTGTAGGGAAAGCTTTCAAGTTCCCACAAGAAGCCACTGAATTCAAAGAgaagaattaggaaaaaaacctcaaagtcCTGATGGAATGTTCTTCTTGATTTGAAGTTCAAAAAATTTTCCTTGATGAACATGTGCCTTATTcatgcacacaaacacaagGAATATGTTATAAAGATTCTCTAGAGTTGCAGCATACCCTAACACATCTGCTGCTACTTTATCTTCTGGACGCTCAGAGTTGGACAGAACACTAAAGCCACACATAGGCCAAGGGAAGATTTTGttatgtatttttctcctcctctctacCCTGAAGATAATGACTTCCCTCTACACGTAGGGTCAAAAGAGCCTTTtactctgcagagctggaattgCCAGCATTGCAATGGCTGGATGGGACAAATTCCCTGTTTCACTGGGCAGCACTACTGAACCATCTGCACATGCAGAATGgccacacagacagacagactgagaAGAAAGTGTCACACACAAAGCCCACAGACAGAGACAGACACCTCCACAACCGCtaaaaggaaaagcctttatAAACAGAACATTGTGACACAGTACTCAGAAGTACCTTGGTTTTCTGAACTGGGAAGAGAAGCTTACTGCAATTTCAGCAAGTGTGGGATTTGTCTACCCAACTGTGCCATGGAGCTAGAACAGAGAATAAGAAGCCCAAAATCTGCTTTGACAGCAAGAGACAcgagagcagagctggaagtgcATTATGACAGCCTACCTGAAATGTTTTTGACAGCGTTGAAATACGCTATTATCTAAGGAAAAGAATCTGAGTATGTTTTCGTCtttatttgtgcttttggaGTGCAAGATAAAATTTGACACTGATGGAGAATTTTCAGGAATTTGGTTATGCCAACTGAGAACATATTTCCTGTGGAGGAACCATCACCACATGCTGCAGCCTCAATcccctccagccatgggcatTGAAGCCTCTGTCTGTGCTCACCACAGCTAGCTCAAGGAAAGAGCGGTTTTtgccagggcagtgggaagCAGAGGCTCATCCTAGAACGACCAAGCCGCATTGCCTGGCAGGAAAAACCGGACATGGAGAGGGCAGTGGTAAACAGAATGGGCATGCCAATGAACGCTCTATCAGCTGCATCTCCATGGTCAGGAACTGAGCCCACTCAACAGTACCTTTGTTAAAAGACAAATTGAGAAAAACTTCACAGAATATTGACAAACATTGAAGGAGGCTTCCCAGAAAGATCATCTCTACAAGGAGTTCTGTCTTCACTAAAGGACTCTGcgtgttttctttctttcagtctaACACATATTTTCAGGGTCTAAACTCAGACTTTTACCAATTAAAAACGTTAACCTGTACAACATCAGCACAAGACGGTGTGAGGGAGGTTTTCTGAGGATTTCATGCATCACAGACATCATTCAAACAACCAGTTCTCATAGATGGGATCTCTAGAGGAACGGGCTCAGAACAATCCTCAGTATgtttaaaaggcagaaatgggAATGCAAATGTTccaacacaaacacagaaaatcatgTAGGCACAATTTTCCAGTCCCATCAAGGAGCCTTGTGTTTAAGGACCAACAATTGAAAGACCAAATTCAGTGTTCTTGTTAAAGTTCTTCTTGACTCTACCTTCCACTAACTGACTTTTAACATGTGTGAGGTTTTCCTTCCGTGCACCCAAAGACAATGAACACATTTCTACAATTCTGTTCAGTTACAGTCTACCCGACCAATGTTTGTGCTGCTCTATTGCCAAGGCAATCCTGAGGTGACACAACATCCAAACCCTTCTTGTATTCCAGAGGAAGATTTGGTTGTGcattttgctgctctgctctgggctaGATAAGGAAGATGAGACTGCTGTTCCAAAAGAGTCCAATtcacctccttccctgctgAGGTGGCATTGCCCGTGTTGCAAAGCACAGGTGGGAGCAACTCCCTGCTTCACCAGGCAGCACAATGGAAGAATCTGCGGATATCCAGTGTCTACACAGAGAAACTCAGGGACAAGAAAGCAAAGCACACAGAGCTCACATCTCAGACAGAGACATCCAGAACTCAGGGAAGAAAGGAACTAGTGCTCACATGACATTGTGACTCATTCAAAATTACTTCCTtgctccccagagctgggaaaaaagcctttctgcACTTCTGTGAGGATATGATTTGTTGGGCCAACAGTGACATTGTCCTAAAGCTCAAAACACAAAGGTCACCTGTCTTGTCAGACAGCAAGAGAAACAAGAGCATAGTTGTGAGGGCTAACCACATACTTAAAGTCTGTTGGAAATGGCAGTTACTAAACAGTTACTAAATAATAGAGAGAATTTCggattcttttattttcaatcaTTCTTTTTGTAGTGGCAGGAATTTCTTCTGAACAGAATTTGCTGGAAGTTGGTTatagcaatttaaaataaagatttgctCTAGAGGAACCAGAGCAATATGCTGCAACTTGAATCTCCCCCTCCCATGGACATTGAAGCCTCTGGCTGTGCACACCCCAGCTAGGTAAAGGAAAGAGCATTGAACTGTCCTGCAGACAGAGTCCCAGCATTGTCTGGAGCCATGTCCTCTGTGctgacagggacacaggggaaaTCCTGTCCCTCATCAGGCTCCTGGCCCGTGGCACAGTGCTGTGGTGgcaggctggggaggatggGCCTGAGGAATTTGAACTCGCTGTTGCCCGAGCCCGTAGTGAGGCTGATCTCGTAGCAGTAGGCGCGGGGCAGGGTCCCTGCAGCGGCGGCATCGGCCAGGCCGCTCTGCAGGTTGTCGGCACCGTAAAGCACATGGCCGGCCTCCAGCTCCTTTCTCTTGCACACCTTGCGAGCCACAAAGGCCGCGCtggagatgaggaagaggagggagacaAAGACCAAGGAGACGATTAAATAGGTTGTCAGGGAGTCACCCTGATCCTCGGTGGCCGGGCTGCTGTGCGGGAGGCGCACGTCGGAGAAGTCCTTGAGCAGGAGTGCGCTCAGAGCTGCGGTGGCTGACAGCGGGGGCTTGCCGTTGTCTCTGACCAGGACAACGAGCTTCTGCTTCACGCTGTCTCTGTCTGTCACCGGCCTCCTCAGACGCACCTCCCCGCTTTGGACACCCACCGTGAACAGCCCCGGCTCGGTGGCCCTCAGCAGGTGGTAGGAGAGCCAGGAGTTCTGGCCCGAGTCGGCATCGACGGCCACCACTTTGGTGATGAGGTAGCCCGCCTCAGCCGACACGGGCACCAGCTCGCCGGACGCTGGGCTGCTGTCCTGGCCTGGGTACAGCACGAGCGGGGCGTTGTCATTCTCGTCCAG containing:
- the LOC136367726 gene encoding protocadherin beta-15-like, translated to MAIARQVLCLSAFLSLPLAGSEPIRYSVAEEAESGSLVGKLAEDAGLTPAQLSARRARLVSEDGRQHFRLDGGSGRLVVSGRLDREELCGQAATCMLPFELLLANPLQFFRVEVTLVDINDHSPVFPEEEVTFDIPETSDLGSRFPLEVARDLDIGSNIIQVYSIFPENEYFSVSYGTQITGKKYLELVLEKALDREEQAEMSFSLIAEDGGSPPRTGTTQVHIVILDVNDNAPVFTEEVYVSKVLENMPEGSVVLTVLATDQDAGVNGDITYQLSQAVEQSDSAFVIDPITGEIKLTKPLDFEAAETHELSVRARDGGGLSAICKVLVEVVDVNDNAPELVVSSFSSPLPENTAPGTVVALFSVRDRDSGANGQISCSLEDQLFFSLRPAYKNYYELVTVSALDREETARHILSVTAADAGSPPLTSTQTFTVDISDVNDNAPVFNQTSYTMYVRENNVPRVFVGAVSAADADVGLNAKVTYSLSPVQAAERPWCSCISVNSENGHVFVLRPLDYERLRQTEVTVSASDAGSPPLRANVTVRLVVLDENDNAPLVLYPGQDSSPASGELVPVSAEAGYLITKVVAVDADSGQNSWLSYHLLRATEPGLFTVGVQSGEVRLRRPVTDRDAVKQKLVVLVRDNGKPPLSATAALSALLLKDFSDVRLPHSSPTTEDQGDSLTTYLIVSLVFVSLLFLISSAAFVARKVCKRKELEAGHVLYGADNLQSGLADAAAAGTLPRAYCYEISLTTGSGNSEFRFLRPILPSLPPQHCATGQEPDEGQDFPCVPVSTEDMAPDSAGTLSAAEFNALSFT